The following proteins are encoded in a genomic region of Nicotiana sylvestris chromosome 4, ASM39365v2, whole genome shotgun sequence:
- the LOC104236828 gene encoding auxin-responsive protein IAA8-like, which yields MSPPLLDVREEEGQSNVTLLASSASLGSICKKGSELKERNYMGLSDCSSVDSCTISTSSGDNNACGLNLKATELRLGLPGSLSPERGIETCPLASNEKLLFPLHPAKDSDLVVSQKTVVTGNKRGFSDAMDGFSEGKFMPNSGVKAGDAKETSRVQPPKMKEATNQNTVPERASAVNEASNRVGSGAPATKAQVVGWPPIRSFRKNTLASTSKNNEEVDGKAGSPALFIKVSMDGAPYLRKVDLRNYSAYQELSSALEKMFSCFTIGQYGSHGAPGKELLSESKLKDLLHGSEYVLTYEDKDGDWMLVGDVPWEMFIDTCKRLRIMKGSDAIGLAPRAMEKCRSRN from the exons ATGTCTCCACCACTCCTTGATGTTAGGGAGGAGGAGGGCCAGAGTAATGTAACTCTACTGGCTTCTTCGGCCTCCTTAGGAAGTATATGCAAGAAAGGATCAGAACTTAAAGAGCGAAACTATATGGGGCTTTCTGATTGTTCGTCGGTGGACAGTTGTACAATTTCCACCTCATCAGGGGACAATAATGCCTGTGGATTAAATCTCAAGGCAACTGAGCTCAGGCTCGGGCTCCCTGGGTCCCTCTCTCCCGAAAGGGGCATAGAGACTTGCCCTTTGGCCTCGAACGAGAAGCTGCTTTTTCCCTTGCACCCTGCCAAAGATAGTGATTTGGTCGTATCACAGAAAACAGTTGTTACTGGCAACAAACGAGGATTTTCAGATGCTATGGATGGATTCTCAGAG GGAAAATTTATGCCAAATTCAGGTGTGAAAGCAGGCGATGCAAAGGAGACCTCTCGTGTTCAACCACCAAAAATGAAAGAGGCAACTAATCAGAACACAGTTCCAGAGAGGGCTTCTGCTGTGAATGAGGCTTCAAACCGTGTAGGCAGCGGTGCCCCCGCTACCAA GGCACAGGTTGTGGGTTGGCCACCCATTCGATCTTTTAGAAAGAACACATTAGCCTCTACCTCAAAGAACAATGAAGAGGTGGATGGAAAAGCTGGATCACCAGCTCTTTTCATTAAGGTCAGCATGGACGGTGCTCCTTATTTGAGGAAAGTGGACCTCAGAAACTATTCTGCATACCAGGAGCTCTCTTCTGCTCTCGAGAAGATGTTTAGCTGTTTTACTATTG GTCAATATGGATCTCATGGTGCTCCTGGGAAGGAGTTGTTAAGTGAGAGCAAACTGAAGGATTTGCTTCATGGGTCGGAATATGTACTCACTTATGAGGATAAAGATGGTGACTGGATGCTTGTCGGTGATGTCCCTTGGGA GATGTTTATTGATACGTGTAAGAGGCTGAGAATCATGAAAGGTTCAGATGCCATTGGCCTGG CTCCAAGGGCTATGGAAAAGTGTCGGAGCAGGAATTAG
- the LOC104236829 gene encoding uncharacterized protein, translating to MPKFNLYDRHGDPVAHLRGYCNKMRGARGKDELLMAYFSQSLSGATLEWYTRQDASRWYTWDDMAQAFSRHFQYNIYIVPDHLSLTKVEKKPSESFREYGFRWREQAARVNPPMEEDEMAKYFLQDLEPTYYGHLISAIGKSFNNVVKRGEMVEEGLKSSKIMSYSAIKATTQAIQSGTGSLLSKKRKEDIAMVVSGSWHGQRGSPHQYTHPRPRPQTYTQAPYNPPQHYFSPQNPQYSARPSQYLVHHAQTYAQPPPYPQWRAPVPQNTYLTPQNAYPPPQPYQNPNGSNFRSRPEYRRERQQRKKTITPLGNSYASLFKG from the coding sequence atgcccaagtttaacttgtatgacagacatggggatcctgtagctcatctgaggggttattgcaatAAAATGAGAGGCGCCAGGGGAAAAGACGAATTACTAATGGCAtacttcagccaaagtctgagtggggcaactttagaatggtacacccgccaggacgccagcaggtggtacacttgggatgatatggctcaggccttttcCCGACATTTTCAGTACAATATATACATTGTTCCAGACCACCTATCTCTGACTaaggtggaaaagaaacccagtgaaagctttagagaatatgggttccgatggagggagcaagctgcacgagtcaatcctccgatggaagaGGACGAGATGGCTAAATACTTTCTTCAAGACCTGGAGCCCACTTACTATGGCCACTTGATCTCAGCCATTGGTAAGTCTTTCAATAATGTGGTGAAGAggggagaaatggtggaagaggggctcaagtcgagtaagatcatgagctattctgctataaaagcaaccacccaggcaatCCAGAGTGGTACCGGAAGTTTGCTAAGCAAGAAAAGGAAGGAAGATATCGCTATGGTTGTCTCCGGATCATGGCATGGCCAGAGGGGTTCACCTCATCAGTACACCCATCCTCGACCCCGACCTCAAACCTAcacccaagctccatataatccacctcaACATTACTTTTCCCCGCAAAACCCCCAATACTCAGCCAGGCCATCCCAATACCTTGTTCACCATGCACAGacatatgctcaaccccctccttaCCCACAATGGCGTGCCCCAGTCCCACAGAATACCTACCtaactccacaaaatgcctatccacctccACAACCTTACCAAAACCCCAATGGTTCAAATTTTCGATCAAGGCCAGAGTATAGAAGAGAGAGGCAGCAGCGAAAAAAAACTATTACCCCGCTAGGAAACTCCTATGCTAGTCTATTCAAAGGTTAA